From the Montipora capricornis isolate CH-2021 chromosome 2, ASM3666992v2, whole genome shotgun sequence genome, one window contains:
- the LOC138029461 gene encoding heat shock 70 kDa protein 12A-like: MAPTSKYVAVVAIDFGTTYSGFAFSFNDKRGEGGIHMNREWGNEEGRSTLKTPTSILLRPNKEFDSFGYDADDKYVHFTRGEEKEYFYLKHFKMELHKSKELNRTTQLTAANGKKVDALVVFSLSIKFMKDEAVKIIRARTGDENYSANDIQWVLTVPAIWTPSAKQFMREAAYKAGIASPESKEQLIIALEPEGGAIFCRERKMRDFADQTGDASVSDVLGRPGQRYVVMDIGGGTLDVTAHEILDDGNMKEIYQVTGGAYGGIYVDEKFEKLLENLFGIPKVKEYRIKFPAEWLRLMNDFEMKKRGRRAFDDKITRITLPRNFLQMVSERSASDLATCLAKSCNVHDVEIYNDEYLCLGPRAMKGLFDPVVNGIIRHMRELLSKPALKNVSCLFMVGGFAESVILQKAVKTAFSSRCRVLVPNYAGIAVVQGATMFGQKPTIVTSRVMATTYGFDTHHYFDPKTHDPEKKIVAEGIAWCKDIFDIIVKENDVVEVGEKRRFTRMPLYSNQESATFVFFTSTDPNVRYITDSSVGPSIGKVDVDSPDTSKGKKRGIELCIFFGGTEIKVTGIDKTSGNAATVYLDFLTKS; encoded by the exons ATGGCCCCAACATCAAAGTACGTGGCAGTGGTCGCTATTGACTTTGGAACAACCTATAGCGGCTTCGCATTTTCTTTTAATGACAAAAGAGGCGAAGGAGGAATTCACATGAACAGAGAATGGGGAAACGAAGAAGGACGCAGCACTCTAAAAACCCCAACATCAATTCTTCTTCGTCCCAATAAGGAGTTTGATTCTTTCGGATATGATGCTGATGACAAGTATGTGCACTTTACTCGTGGGGAGGAAAAGGAGTACTTTTACTTAAAACACTTTAAAATGGAGCTGCACAAATCAAAG GAGTTGAACCGAACAACCCAACTGACAGCAGCTAATGGAAAAAAGGTTGACGCTCTGGTGGTGTTTTCTCTTTCAATAAAATTCATGAAAGATGAAGCAGTTAAAATCATTCGTGCCAGAACTGGAGATGAAAATTACAGCGCCAACGACATTCAGTGGGTGTTGACGGTGCCAGCAATATGGACACCATCGGCTAAACAATTCATGAGAGAGGCCGCCTACaag GCTGGAATTGCTTCTCCTGAAAGCAAAGAACAGTTAATAATCGCCTTAGAACCTGAAGGAGGTGCAATCTTCTGTCGGGAGAGAAAAATGAGAGACTTTGCTGATCAAACAGGAGATGCTAGCGTGTCAGATGTCCTGGGTCGTCCTGGACAAAGATACGTCGTGATGGACATTGGAG GTGGAACACTGGATGTCACTGCTCATGAGATCCTGGACGACGGCAACATGAAAGAAATTTACCAAGTGACCGGGGGCGCTTACGGTGGAATCTACGTGGACGAAAAGTTCGAAAAGTTGCTTGAAAATCTGTTCGGGATTCCAAAAGTCAAGGAATATCGCATAAAGTTTCCTGCAGAGTGGCTTCGACTGATGAATGATTTTGAAATGAAGAAAAGAGGAAGACGAGCGTTTGATGATAAAATCACAAGAATTACCCTCCCacgcaattttcttcaaatggtCTCCGAGCGTAGTGCCTCCGATTTGGCCACCTGCCTTGCAAAATCTTGCAACGTTCATGATGTGGAGATTTACAATGACGAGTACCTCTGCCTGGGGCCAAGAGCGATGAAGGGTCTGTTTGATCCTGTAGTTAATGGCATCATACGTCACATGAGAGAGTTGTTGAGCAAGCCTGCGCTTAAGAACGTAAGCTGTTTATTTATGGTTGGTGGTTTTGCCGAGTCTGTCATCCTACAAAAAGCGGTCAAAACAGCGTTCAGTTCAAGATGTAGGGTACTCGTCCCAAACTATGCTGGCATTGCAGTTGTTCAAGGGGCAACAATGTTTGGTCAGAAACCAACTATTGTCACTTCGAGAGTCATGGCCACAACTTATGGTTTTGATACACACCATTACTTTGATCCCAAAACGCATGACCCTGAAAAAAAGATAGTAGCTGAAGGTATCGCTTGGTGTAAAGATATATTTGATATTATTGTCAAAGAAAATGATGTCGTTGAGGTTGGCGAGAAGAGGCGTTTCACACGGATGCCATTATATAGTAATCAGGAAAGTgcaacttttgtatttttcacCTCCACTGACCCAAATGTTAGGTACATAACTGATTCTTCGGTGGGACCCTCCATAGGAAAGGTAGACGTTGATTCACCCGACACCTCAAAAGGAAAGAAACGCGGCATCgaattatgcatatttttcgGAGGAACGGAAATAAAAGTGACTGGAATTGATAAGACCAGCGGCAATGCTGCGACTGTGTACCTAGACTTTTTGACTAAATCGTAA
- the LOC138038158 gene encoding uncharacterized protein, whose protein sequence is MSFKEFRDLLVLLYGDEIISDEEFLLLHDSFISKNPDFPHENYQQFDLDSMNSTECKAEFRVEKHDLPRLVAALQLPPVFKCVQRSICDDTEGLCILLKRVAYPCRLSDLIPRFGRPVSVLSLISNDVIDYIYDLHGHRITQWNRDLLNPGALQRYADAISGKGAPLDNCFGFVDGTVRPISRPNERQRIVYNGHKRVHALKFQSLSLPNGLIGNLFGPVEGRKHDAGMLNDSGLLRNLQQFAYNPAAQAMCIYGDLAYPLRVHLQTPFRRVPLTPLMQDYNEAMSALRISVEWLFGDVINSFKFLEYKKNLKIGLSSVGKMYVVCALLRNAITCLYGNNTSDYFGIEPPSLEQYFQ, encoded by the exons ATGTCTTTTAAAGAATTTCGTGACCTCCTTGTACTTCTCTACGGCGATGAAATTATTTCCGATGAAGAGTTTTTGCTACTTCACGATAGTTTCATCTCAAAGAATCCAGATTTTCCCCATGAAAACTATCAACAGTTTGATTTGGATTCTATGAACTCCACAGAGTGCAAGGCAGAGTTTCGTGTCGAGAAACACGATCTCCCTCGCCTTGTTGCAGCCCTCCAATTGCCACCGGTGTTTAAATGCGTACAGAGGAGTATTTGTGACGACACGGAAGGCCTATGCATACTCCTCAAACGAGTTGCCTACCCATGCAGGCTCAGCGATCTGATTCCTCGATTTGGCCGACCAGTTTCTGTTTTAAGCCTGATCTCAAATGATGTCATCGACTATATTTATGACCTTCATGGGCACCGTATAACACAATGGAATCGAGATCTTCTGAATCCTGGGGCTTTGCAGCGTTATGCAGACGCGATATCAGGAAAGGGAGCCCCCCTTGACaactgttttggttttgtaGATGGAACAGTCCGTCCCATTTCAAGACCAAATGAGCGTCAGAGAATTGTGTACAATGGCCACAAGAGGGTCCACGCCTTAAAATTCCAATCCTTGTCCCTACCAAATGGCCTTATTGGAAACCTATTTGGACCAGTTG AGGGGCGTAAACACGACGCAGGAATGTTAAACGATTCTGGACTACTGCGGAACCTTCAACAGTTTGCGTATAATCCAGCAGCTCAAGCTATGTGCATTTATGGAGATTTGGCCTACCCTCTCCGGGTTCATCTCCAAACACCGTTCCGTCGTGTCCCACTTACACCACTCATGCAGGATTACAACGAGGCTATGAGCGCTTTACGGATTTCAGTAGAATGGTTATTCGGTGACGTCATTAATTCTTTTAAGTTTCTTGAGTATAAAAAGAACTTGAAGATAGGCCTTAGCAGCGTCGGTAAAATGTATGTTGTCTGCGCACTTCTTCGTAACGCCATCACATGCCTTTATGGTAATAACACCAGTGATTATTTTGGtattgagcctccctctctggaACAATACTTTCAATGA